In Chitinophaga sp. HK235, a single window of DNA contains:
- a CDS encoding TonB-dependent receptor, whose translation MKFLTTCIPIAVRRQPLRVMLTFTLLLAGAPGFAQKVTVALKNVPLEKVFSALKQQTGYSFIWRGEPTDALKNVSLECKDAPLEQVLKPFLDRLSLTYQLSDKIVVVTRKENNPPPVTDPVQATRLPVSGKITDDKGFPLPGVSIRIKGTTIGVTTDAQGNYMLNVPGYNSVLQCSSVGFEPKEVAINGQQTLYITLQQKSASLNDLVVVGYGTQQKKNLTSSVSSIKGSELTGVAVTNLDAALQGKAPGVQVVQNSGAPGDETYIRIRGNGSLFGENRPLYVIDGVPMSNLPAAQYGISGDGQRITATNNINPNDIQSVEILKDAAAAAIYGSRGANGVILITTKRGAEGKSRFNFSMYTGVADVPKRLPLLNGDQFVDLFNESRTNAGLPPDPAIVKTGRNTDWQNAIFRAAPVSNYNLSISGGSPKTSHYVSVGYLDQTGTVAGVQHFKRFNGRVNFDFAATDKIKIGVNLTGVHSINNRMDNSFSGQSVLALALIENPNDPIYNSNGTYYADPNRRWTSPVMIAHSLRFQSVVDSYIGNLFGEYTILPGLKFRTSFGFDNQQVTDDRYQSKQVNNQSAATGFVSVFSQFLWVNENTLSYTPALKGKHHLSVLLGQSAQEATVRRIGVSGNTNSTDIIQAVTGFTNLFSPLDYRSQWGLVSYFGRASYNYDDRYLLEGVVRTDGSSRFGANKKYGFFPSVSAGWRIINERFMRDQHFFNDLKLRASIGVTGNNEGLGNDFPSLATYSTGYNYGASAGIAPTSLSNRDLSWEATTATNLGLDVSFLNNRINITVDAYRKITNRLIFKLELPYTSGFNRTNGANIGQLMNKGLEIGINTDNIRGKFTWNTNFNLYFNRNKITSLPETVAGDPSSSDFTESLPGSFFTSQPTSIFRVGEPVGSFFGYRNKGVDPATGNMIYDDINKDGRITAADRVILGNALPDYTGGLTNTFGYKSIDLSFFIYWSYGNKVYNQTRSMLERMSSYNNGDARTLNRWTPANTATDVPKAIFNDPVVPNSLTNGEVSQRFVEDGSFIRMKNITIGYTFPTALLRRVRISNARVYVSGQNLFLITHYSGYDPESQNQSVKNSQLGIDWAVQPQPRTFMAGLNVNF comes from the coding sequence ATGAAATTCCTTACCACGTGTATTCCCATTGCTGTAAGAAGACAGCCATTACGGGTGATGCTGACCTTTACACTGCTGCTGGCAGGCGCTCCTGGTTTCGCCCAGAAAGTGACCGTAGCTTTAAAAAATGTGCCGCTGGAAAAAGTCTTTTCTGCATTAAAACAACAGACCGGCTATTCTTTTATCTGGCGCGGTGAACCAACGGACGCGTTAAAAAATGTATCACTGGAATGTAAGGATGCGCCACTGGAACAGGTGCTGAAACCCTTCCTGGACAGGCTTTCCCTGACCTATCAGCTCTCAGATAAAATCGTGGTGGTAACCCGCAAGGAAAACAATCCGCCACCAGTAACAGATCCTGTACAGGCAACCCGCCTGCCTGTTTCCGGCAAGATCACAGATGACAAAGGATTTCCGCTGCCGGGTGTCAGTATCCGGATAAAGGGCACTACCATCGGCGTTACTACAGATGCGCAGGGAAACTATATGCTGAATGTGCCGGGATACAACAGTGTGCTGCAATGCTCTTCTGTTGGCTTTGAGCCAAAAGAAGTGGCTATCAACGGACAACAGACACTGTATATCACGCTGCAACAAAAGAGCGCTTCCCTGAATGACCTGGTGGTAGTGGGATACGGCACCCAGCAGAAAAAAAATCTGACGTCCTCCGTTTCTTCCATCAAAGGCAGCGAACTCACCGGCGTAGCCGTCACCAACCTCGATGCTGCCCTGCAGGGCAAAGCTCCCGGCGTACAGGTAGTACAGAACTCCGGTGCCCCCGGCGACGAAACGTATATCCGTATCCGTGGTAACGGCTCCCTTTTCGGTGAGAACCGCCCCCTGTACGTGATCGACGGGGTGCCTATGAGCAATCTGCCTGCAGCACAATATGGCATCTCCGGTGATGGTCAGCGTATCACCGCCACCAACAATATTAATCCCAACGACATACAATCGGTTGAAATACTAAAGGACGCTGCCGCAGCAGCCATCTACGGCTCCCGTGGCGCCAACGGCGTAATCCTCATCACTACCAAAAGAGGAGCAGAAGGCAAATCACGCTTCAATTTCAGCATGTACACCGGCGTTGCCGATGTACCCAAAAGACTGCCGCTCCTGAATGGTGACCAGTTTGTGGACCTGTTCAACGAATCCCGCACCAATGCCGGACTCCCGCCAGATCCCGCCATTGTTAAAACAGGCAGGAATACTGACTGGCAGAACGCCATCTTCCGCGCTGCACCGGTATCCAACTACAACCTCTCCATTTCCGGCGGCAGCCCTAAAACTTCCCACTACGTATCTGTGGGTTATCTCGATCAGACCGGCACCGTTGCAGGTGTACAGCATTTTAAGCGGTTCAACGGCCGTGTCAACTTTGACTTTGCCGCCACCGACAAAATCAAAATCGGTGTGAACCTCACCGGCGTACACTCCATCAACAACCGTATGGACAACAGCTTCTCCGGCCAATCCGTACTGGCCCTCGCACTGATAGAAAATCCCAACGATCCTATCTATAACTCCAATGGCACCTACTATGCGGATCCCAACCGGCGCTGGACCAGCCCGGTGATGATCGCCCATTCACTACGGTTCCAGTCGGTAGTAGATAGCTATATCGGCAACCTGTTCGGTGAGTACACTATCTTACCCGGACTGAAATTCAGGACCAGCTTCGGTTTTGATAATCAGCAGGTGACCGATGACCGTTACCAGTCCAAACAGGTCAACAACCAGTCTGCCGCCACCGGCTTTGTATCCGTCTTCTCTCAGTTCCTGTGGGTCAATGAAAATACCCTTTCGTATACCCCTGCCCTCAAAGGCAAACACCACCTGAGTGTGCTGCTGGGGCAAAGCGCACAGGAGGCTACCGTGCGCAGAATAGGTGTTTCCGGTAATACCAACTCCACTGATATCATTCAGGCCGTGACTGGCTTTACCAACCTTTTCTCTCCGCTGGACTATCGTTCGCAATGGGGACTGGTCTCTTATTTTGGCAGAGCGAGTTACAACTACGATGACCGCTATCTGCTGGAAGGTGTGGTTCGTACAGACGGATCTTCCCGTTTTGGTGCCAATAAAAAATATGGCTTCTTTCCTTCCGTATCAGCAGGGTGGCGTATCATTAACGAGCGCTTCATGAGAGACCAGCATTTCTTCAACGATCTGAAACTGCGTGCCAGTATAGGCGTTACCGGTAATAATGAAGGACTGGGCAACGACTTCCCATCCCTCGCCACCTATTCTACCGGATACAACTACGGTGCCTCCGCCGGCATTGCCCCCACTTCCCTCTCCAACCGCGACCTGAGCTGGGAAGCCACCACCGCAACCAACCTGGGTCTGGATGTCAGTTTCCTCAACAACCGGATTAACATCACCGTAGATGCCTACCGCAAAATCACCAACCGGCTCATCTTTAAACTGGAACTGCCCTATACCTCCGGCTTTAACCGTACCAATGGCGCCAATATCGGACAGCTGATGAATAAAGGTCTTGAGATAGGCATCAATACAGACAATATCCGGGGTAAGTTCACCTGGAACACCAACTTCAATCTTTATTTCAACCGTAATAAAATTACCAGTCTGCCTGAAACAGTGGCCGGAGATCCTTCCAGTTCCGATTTCACGGAAAGCCTCCCCGGTTCCTTCTTTACCAGCCAGCCTACCAGCATATTCCGTGTAGGCGAGCCCGTGGGCTCCTTCTTCGGTTACCGCAACAAAGGCGTAGATCCGGCCACCGGCAATATGATCTATGATGACATCAACAAAGATGGCAGGATCACTGCGGCCGACCGCGTAATCCTTGGCAACGCCCTCCCTGACTATACCGGCGGCCTTACCAATACTTTCGGCTACAAAAGCATAGACCTCAGCTTCTTCATTTACTGGTCTTATGGCAACAAGGTATATAACCAGACCCGCAGCATGCTCGAACGTATGAGCAGCTATAATAACGGTGACGCCCGTACGCTTAACCGCTGGACTCCTGCCAATACCGCCACTGACGTGCCCAAGGCCATCTTCAACGATCCGGTGGTGCCCAACAGCCTGACCAATGGAGAGGTATCCCAACGCTTTGTAGAAGATGGTTCTTTTATCCGGATGAAAAACATCACCATCGGTTATACTTTTCCTACCGCACTACTCAGGCGTGTGCGTATCAGCAATGCCCGTGTGTATGTGAGCGGACAGAATCTCTTTTTAATCACCCACTACTCCGGATATGATCCTGAGTCGCAGAACCAGTCTGTCAAAAACTCCCAGCTGGGCATCGACTGGGCTGTACAACCGCAGCCCCGCACCTTTATGGCAGGGTTAAACGTGAACTTCTAA
- a CDS encoding RagB/SusD family nutrient uptake outer membrane protein: protein MKKTGLFFIIIAFSACTKVLDQVPEYTIAEDNFWLTANDAESAAVGIYPAVQSLSMQLPVAFDAASDAATALLINYAPFSQHGIPVDNAIVASYWQNNYTGIGRANDLLKHVPDMKDSLFTGNRKQEILGEARFLRAWFYFNLIKAYGPVPLVTTPYTSFNADFTIERTPVDVIFRQIIADLTIAETSLPVSYPTAADTRGRATQGGAKALLAKAYLSLQRYDSAAAKALDVINSPVYTLVSGSTAYNNMFTVSGKNSTEAIFEIQYVSSSAQANGLFSLYIPVNGIPAGVQPGSYQIAPTDKIVKAYEPGDIRRNATLGLNTATPALNYVSKYIRLTNGTEPDIIALRLADIILVRAEALDKLGKHAEAVDMLNIIRRRAFGLPTTTSSSYDFPQAGETDSDLTLAIENERFKELAFEGHRFYDLVRTGRANAVLGINADQALWPIPLRELGRNPRLVQNHGY from the coding sequence ATGAAAAAAACAGGACTCTTTTTTATCATCATAGCCTTCAGCGCCTGCACCAAAGTACTGGACCAGGTACCGGAATATACCATTGCAGAAGATAACTTCTGGCTTACTGCCAATGATGCGGAAAGCGCTGCCGTAGGAATATATCCTGCTGTGCAAAGTCTCTCCATGCAGTTGCCCGTAGCTTTTGATGCCGCTTCCGATGCCGCTACTGCCCTGCTGATCAACTATGCCCCCTTTAGCCAGCATGGTATTCCGGTAGACAATGCGATAGTAGCCTCTTACTGGCAGAATAACTATACCGGTATCGGCAGGGCCAACGATCTGCTGAAACATGTGCCAGACATGAAAGACAGCCTTTTTACTGGCAACCGTAAGCAGGAGATACTGGGAGAAGCCCGTTTCCTGCGGGCCTGGTTTTATTTCAATCTGATAAAAGCCTATGGCCCTGTGCCGCTGGTGACAACACCTTACACTTCCTTTAATGCTGATTTCACCATAGAACGTACACCCGTCGACGTTATCTTCCGGCAGATCATTGCGGATCTTACCATTGCAGAAACATCGTTGCCTGTCAGTTACCCTACAGCAGCAGATACCAGGGGAAGGGCCACCCAGGGTGGGGCCAAAGCCCTGCTGGCCAAGGCATACCTGAGTCTGCAGCGTTACGACTCTGCCGCTGCCAAAGCACTGGATGTGATTAACAGTCCCGTATATACGCTGGTAAGTGGCAGCACCGCCTATAACAACATGTTTACCGTCAGCGGCAAAAACAGTACAGAAGCCATTTTCGAGATACAATATGTTAGTTCTTCTGCACAGGCCAACGGCCTTTTCAGTCTGTATATCCCTGTAAATGGCATCCCTGCCGGTGTACAGCCGGGCAGTTATCAGATAGCCCCTACCGATAAAATCGTAAAAGCTTATGAGCCGGGTGATATCCGCAGAAACGCTACCCTCGGTCTCAATACCGCTACGCCGGCGCTCAATTATGTCAGCAAATACATCCGGCTGACTAACGGCACCGAACCAGACATCATTGCGTTACGGCTGGCAGACATTATCCTCGTGAGAGCAGAAGCCCTCGACAAACTGGGCAAACATGCTGAAGCGGTGGATATGCTGAACATCATCCGCCGCAGGGCTTTCGGGTTGCCTACCACTACGTCATCCTCCTATGATTTTCCCCAGGCTGGAGAAACAGACAGCGACCTTACACTGGCTATAGAAAACGAGCGGTTTAAGGAACTGGCATTTGAAGGCCACCGTTTTTATGATCTGGTACGCACCGGCAGGGCCAATGCCGTGTTAGGCATCAATGCTGATCAGGCACTGTGGCCGATTCCGTTGCGGGAACTGGGGCGTAATCCACGGCTGGTACAAAATCACGGTTATTAA
- a CDS encoding T9SS type A sorting domain-containing protein: MKKLFTVLSGILLAVASSYGQYTTTWLGNNFPDVNRHVGNCARSMWVSPEGVVYTASGWDEKARNIGIYQNGNTLGSMGGNKESQGCAIGGDATYIFTAQETPNSGKVGRYNRATKTRDLLFVASAGTADAIGGIVVSAGRVFVSDTSGNRIVVFTTGGVQIRQWPVAGPGALAVDSSGKLWVAQKSSGTIRSYDTTGNASTIIQLAATARPSALYADSIRGELLIGDQGPDMNIKIYNNLTGTPTLSGTFGVTGGYLNETSGTRGAAGDKRFTRVVGIGKDAAGNLYVLNNPWGGTWDLGRNGLTDIHCYSNTGTLRWTLQALNFEGNAAADAGSDGSLFYTGNILFSYNGTDGGSYVANTIDPYRYPQDARIQKSDPGRGAFFGHFANVGGHKILVACNQNPDVFYTFYFNPATDGYIAIPGDTITKVRNGFCLDSLGDIWISQDKTNAIQHYPLTGFAANGKPIWGPVVSTPTPASIARLNRLEYIPASDVMVLAGGNTDWTLIGNRIEVYRGWQAGNRTPNVVITLSRAQAKSMSAAGNYLFVGYYAIPDIDVFDLSTGALVLTMNSSNPAVYVGNDVDSQYGIRAFHRSTGEYLITKDDYNANKVVLYRWTPPTPPPATDSSTTATATLARGHNMADFRIYPNPVDKTLYIDLKQQAAKGFTIHIYDLMGKTIKTIQAGSQSTLQADVASLLPGSYVLRITDAASSKVLGQQKFIKL, from the coding sequence ATGAAAAAACTATTTACAGTACTGTCAGGCATACTGCTGGCAGTGGCCAGCAGCTATGGCCAGTATACCACTACCTGGCTCGGCAACAACTTTCCAGACGTCAACCGTCATGTGGGCAACTGCGCAAGGTCTATGTGGGTATCCCCCGAAGGCGTTGTTTATACGGCGTCGGGATGGGATGAAAAAGCCAGGAACATCGGCATCTATCAAAACGGTAATACCCTTGGCTCTATGGGCGGCAACAAGGAATCGCAGGGCTGTGCTATCGGGGGTGATGCCACCTATATCTTCACCGCGCAGGAGACGCCCAACAGTGGTAAAGTAGGACGGTACAACCGTGCCACCAAAACCCGCGACCTTTTATTTGTGGCCAGCGCCGGTACCGCTGACGCTATCGGCGGCATCGTTGTATCCGCCGGCCGTGTATTTGTGAGCGACACCAGCGGCAACCGGATTGTAGTATTTACCACCGGCGGCGTGCAGATACGGCAATGGCCGGTAGCAGGTCCCGGTGCGCTGGCAGTAGACAGTAGCGGAAAGCTGTGGGTGGCCCAGAAAAGCAGCGGCACCATACGCAGTTATGACACTACCGGTAACGCCAGTACGATTATACAGCTGGCCGCCACTGCCCGTCCGTCGGCCCTCTATGCAGACAGCATCCGGGGTGAACTGCTCATCGGTGACCAGGGACCAGACATGAACATCAAAATTTACAATAACCTCACGGGAACGCCTACACTATCCGGCACATTTGGCGTAACAGGTGGTTATCTCAACGAAACCAGCGGTACCCGTGGCGCCGCCGGTGACAAACGATTCACCCGCGTAGTGGGCATCGGCAAAGATGCTGCTGGTAATCTCTATGTGCTCAACAATCCCTGGGGTGGCACCTGGGACCTCGGCCGCAACGGCCTTACCGATATCCACTGTTACAGTAATACCGGCACTCTCCGCTGGACACTGCAGGCGCTTAACTTCGAAGGCAATGCTGCCGCAGATGCGGGCAGCGATGGCTCCCTCTTTTATACCGGCAATATCCTCTTCTCGTACAACGGTACTGATGGCGGCTCCTATGTGGCCAACACCATAGATCCCTACCGTTATCCGCAGGATGCCCGCATTCAGAAAAGTGATCCCGGCCGCGGCGCCTTCTTCGGACACTTTGCCAACGTAGGCGGACATAAAATACTGGTAGCCTGCAATCAGAACCCCGACGTGTTTTATACCTTCTACTTCAATCCCGCCACCGACGGATATATCGCCATTCCCGGTGATACCATCACCAAAGTACGCAACGGCTTCTGCCTCGATTCTCTCGGTGACATCTGGATATCCCAGGATAAAACCAATGCTATCCAGCATTATCCGCTGACTGGTTTTGCTGCTAATGGCAAACCCATCTGGGGACCAGTGGTATCTACTCCTACACCCGCATCCATCGCCCGTCTCAACCGGCTGGAATATATTCCTGCCAGCGACGTGATGGTGCTGGCCGGCGGTAATACCGACTGGACACTGATCGGTAACCGGATAGAAGTGTACCGCGGATGGCAGGCCGGCAACCGCACACCGAATGTGGTGATCACCCTCAGCAGGGCTCAGGCCAAATCCATGTCGGCCGCCGGCAACTATCTCTTTGTGGGATACTACGCCATTCCTGACATCGATGTATTTGACCTCAGCACCGGTGCACTGGTACTGACGATGAACAGCAGCAACCCTGCTGTTTATGTAGGCAACGATGTGGACTCACAATATGGTATCAGAGCCTTCCACCGCAGCACCGGCGAATACCTCATCACCAAGGATGATTACAACGCCAATAAAGTAGTGCTGTATCGCTGGACACCACCCACACCACCACCGGCAACAGACAGCAGTACAACGGCAACGGCTACACTGGCCCGTGGCCACAACATGGCTGATTTCAGGATATATCCCAACCCGGTAGACAAAACATTGTATATCGATCTGAAACAACAGGCTGCCAAAGGGTTCACCATTCATATTTATGATCTCATGGGAAAAACCATTAAAACAATACAGGCAGGCAGCCAAAGCACCTTACAGGCCGATGTGGCCAGTCTGCTGCCAGGCTCCTACGTGCTGCGCATCACCGATGCCGCCAGCAGCAAGGTGTTGGGGCAACAGAAATTTATTAAGCTCTAA
- a CDS encoding HNH endonuclease gives MRPLNKGTSPVDQAGTPIAVSDYDRWRKLLIERIGYYCCYCNIPLSHNLQVEHVVPKNPPPGYAVGDPLAWDNMLLACGPCNRTKWNQPVDFNDYYFPEKNNTLIPFEIIFHPVDPSAAIVNHSEDLQLHQQSKARSTIDLMGLNVIDQRADIVDIRYMRRRDAILMVDAAYGLFQDFKHNNPGNLGQAAERVAILAKGVGFFTLWFDKFEQEPVVISALINPAIIPGTAQDCFDTTQNYQLIPRNPGNPVDPI, from the coding sequence ATGAGACCTTTGAATAAAGGTACAAGCCCGGTGGATCAGGCCGGAACCCCCATTGCCGTCTCTGATTATGATAGATGGCGGAAGTTGTTAATCGAAAGGATCGGGTATTATTGCTGTTACTGTAATATTCCTTTAAGCCATAATTTACAGGTAGAACATGTTGTTCCAAAGAATCCGCCACCTGGTTATGCAGTTGGTGATCCATTGGCGTGGGACAATATGTTATTGGCTTGTGGCCCTTGTAATAGAACCAAATGGAATCAACCGGTTGATTTTAACGATTATTATTTCCCTGAAAAGAACAATACATTGATCCCATTTGAAATAATTTTTCATCCAGTTGATCCTTCGGCCGCTATCGTAAACCATTCTGAAGACCTTCAATTGCATCAGCAATCAAAAGCCAGGAGCACAATTGATTTAATGGGGTTAAATGTGATTGATCAGCGAGCTGATATTGTTGACATACGTTATATGAGACGGCGGGATGCCATCTTGATGGTGGATGCTGCCTATGGTCTATTTCAGGATTTCAAACACAACAACCCCGGGAATTTGGGCCAGGCTGCAGAGAGAGTAGCAATTTTGGCTAAGGGAGTGGGTTTTTTCACATTATGGTTTGATAAATTTGAGCAGGAACCAGTGGTAATCAGCGCTCTGATTAACCCGGCCATTATTCCGGGGACTGCACAGGATTGTTTTGATACTACTCAAAATTACCAACTCATTCCCCGGAATCCTGGTAATCCGGTTGATCCGATTTAA
- a CDS encoding AAA family ATPase: MHINRLLIQNFRGFESLELRLNPKFTVAIGDNGKGKSSLLHALQVSLGAYLQCLPIPASAVYRRQFKPQERFVKWNSNERDYFPNQTDTLIQAWAYFDDTNPAITWTRRMLKSGVTSHSGSLAGELIFAVTHLLFQREKHHDEILPVVASFGTERTVAQQRKGKKAQQRRSRMEKGYLAALSNKVDFDGVLEWLHNYDSELKYNKEFEGTRDAVFNAITTAIPYLEDVAYNNRYQELEAAVTIDEHSLGRMTHSNMSDGLIAMLNMVAELAFRCVILNGFLGTDAVRKTTGVVLIDELDMHLHPNWQRHVVADLKRAFPNIQFIVTTHSAFIVQSLESDELYNLDKPTDIPPKDLKIDEVATAVMGVPSPFSDENTNTYNDVKSMLLKFQQHGLTPELKDEINNIADPALRAFLELNIHSKEKK, from the coding sequence ATGCACATAAACCGATTACTTATACAGAATTTCAGAGGGTTTGAGTCGCTTGAATTGCGACTTAACCCAAAGTTTACTGTGGCAATTGGTGATAATGGAAAAGGTAAGTCTTCCTTGTTGCATGCTCTTCAGGTTTCATTGGGAGCATATCTCCAATGTCTTCCTATCCCTGCTTCTGCTGTATATCGGCGACAATTTAAGCCTCAGGAACGTTTCGTTAAATGGAACAGTAATGAACGTGATTATTTCCCCAATCAGACGGATACACTGATTCAGGCCTGGGCTTATTTTGACGATACTAATCCTGCAATAACCTGGACACGTCGAATGCTGAAGAGTGGGGTAACAAGCCATTCTGGTAGCCTTGCCGGTGAATTGATATTTGCTGTGACCCACCTATTGTTCCAAAGAGAGAAGCATCATGATGAAATACTACCGGTAGTTGCAAGTTTTGGTACGGAAAGAACCGTAGCGCAACAACGGAAAGGGAAAAAAGCGCAACAAAGACGTTCCCGTATGGAAAAAGGATACCTGGCTGCTTTAAGCAATAAGGTGGACTTTGACGGAGTATTGGAGTGGTTACACAATTACGATTCAGAACTGAAATATAATAAAGAGTTTGAAGGAACAAGGGATGCTGTTTTTAATGCTATTACAACCGCTATCCCATACCTTGAAGATGTTGCTTACAATAATAGATATCAGGAACTGGAAGCTGCGGTGACCATTGATGAGCATTCACTGGGAAGGATGACGCATTCAAATATGAGCGACGGCCTGATCGCTATGCTGAATATGGTGGCAGAACTGGCCTTTCGTTGTGTGATTCTTAACGGCTTTCTGGGTACTGATGCTGTCAGGAAAACAACAGGAGTAGTATTGATTGATGAGCTGGATATGCATTTGCACCCAAACTGGCAACGACATGTTGTAGCAGATTTAAAGCGTGCTTTCCCTAATATCCAGTTTATTGTTACTACACATTCGGCCTTCATTGTTCAATCACTGGAGTCAGATGAATTGTACAATCTTGATAAACCAACTGATATTCCTCCAAAGGATTTGAAAATAGATGAGGTAGCAACCGCAGTAATGGGAGTGCCAAGCCCATTTTCCGATGAGAATACCAATACTTATAATGATGTAAAAAGTATGTTGTTAAAATTTCAACAACATGGCTTAACCCCTGAGTTAAAGGATGAAATTAATAATATTGCCGATCCTGCTCTCAGAGCTTTCCTTGAGTTAAATATTCACTCGAAAGAAAAAAAATAA
- a CDS encoding molybdopterin-dependent oxidoreductase has product MKRSCLLGLLLSLFLTAAAQQRPSVKISGEVTKLLTLYPENLHTMKRTTVALKDRDGNDHAYTGVPLQNILEQAGVTTGKALRGENLSKYLLVRSADGYEVLFSLAELDNDFTDRIVVLADESDGQPLPAGKGPFRLVVPGEKRPARSSFQVTELIVRFAKD; this is encoded by the coding sequence ATGAAAAGATCCTGTTTATTAGGGCTGTTGTTAAGCCTGTTTCTGACCGCTGCAGCGCAACAGCGGCCTTCCGTAAAGATATCCGGCGAAGTCACAAAGCTACTGACCTTATATCCGGAAAACCTGCATACAATGAAACGTACCACTGTTGCACTAAAGGACCGTGATGGTAACGATCACGCCTACACTGGTGTACCACTGCAGAACATCCTGGAGCAGGCCGGTGTCACCACCGGTAAAGCTTTGCGGGGAGAGAACCTCAGCAAATATCTGCTGGTAAGAAGTGCTGATGGATATGAAGTATTGTTTTCACTGGCAGAACTGGACAACGATTTTACAGACAGAATAGTAGTGCTGGCAGATGAATCCGATGGGCAACCGCTGCCTGCCGGTAAAGGGCCTTTCAGGCTGGTGGTACCGGGAGAGAAAAGGCCCGCCCGCAGCAGTTTTCAGGTGACGGAGTTAATTGTCAGGTTTGCGAAAGACTGA
- a CDS encoding cytochrome-c peroxidase, translating to MLKVIAMAGLVTALLSASVSVVRKPVPAALSWPAYFGNRVFVPADNPTTEEGVQLGRMLFYEKALSVNDKMSCATCHQQAKAFTDGKTFSAGADGTLQPRNTMALVNLLWVRHLFWDGRAAGLEEQAVTPLTAPHEMGQSLESAAAKLRQRKQYPALFRRAFGNDSITGDRIVKALAQFERTLISANSRYDQYLQGKYQPTVSELKGISLFYTNPDPSRDIRGASCGHCHGGPKTYSDLFHNNGLDVVPTDKGRQNITGQTYDNGRFRVATLRNIALTAPYMHDGRFKTLEEVIDHYSEHIAQSETLSPFLQRSSNIPTGTSLQLSAQEKKDLLAFLHMLTDSSFITNPRFSNPFPGN from the coding sequence ATGTTAAAAGTTATTGCTATGGCCGGTCTGGTGACCGCCCTGCTTTCAGCCAGTGTATCGGTTGTCCGGAAACCTGTTCCTGCCGCCTTGTCCTGGCCGGCCTATTTCGGGAACCGGGTATTTGTGCCGGCAGATAATCCCACGACGGAGGAAGGTGTACAATTAGGCCGCATGTTGTTTTATGAAAAAGCATTGTCTGTCAATGATAAGATGAGCTGTGCTACCTGTCACCAGCAGGCGAAAGCCTTTACAGATGGAAAAACATTCAGTGCCGGCGCCGATGGTACGCTACAACCCCGTAACACCATGGCACTGGTCAATCTGCTGTGGGTACGTCACCTCTTCTGGGACGGCAGAGCCGCCGGTTTGGAAGAACAGGCCGTAACACCACTGACAGCACCCCATGAAATGGGACAGTCCCTCGAAAGCGCCGCTGCCAAACTAAGACAGCGTAAACAATATCCGGCATTGTTCCGCCGGGCATTTGGCAATGACAGTATTACCGGCGACCGTATTGTAAAAGCACTGGCGCAGTTTGAACGTACCCTGATATCGGCCAACTCGCGCTATGATCAATATCTGCAGGGAAAATATCAACCTACAGTATCCGAATTAAAGGGCATTTCCCTCTTCTATACCAACCCGGACCCTTCCCGTGATATCAGAGGAGCTTCCTGCGGGCATTGCCATGGCGGTCCCAAAACCTACAGTGACCTGTTTCACAACAACGGACTGGATGTTGTGCCTACAGATAAGGGGCGGCAAAACATCACCGGCCAGACTTACGACAATGGACGGTTCCGGGTGGCCACCCTGCGCAACATTGCACTCACTGCTCCGTATATGCATGACGGTCGTTTTAAAACACTGGAAGAAGTGATTGACCATTATAGTGAACATATCGCACAGAGCGAAACGCTGAGTCCTTTTCTCCAGCGTAGCTCCAACATACCGACAGGTACTTCGTTACAGCTGTCGGCACAGGAGAAAAAAGACCTGCTGGCCTTTCTGCATATGCTCACCGATTCCAGCTTTATCACCAATCCCCGTTTTTCAAATCCATTTCCCGGTAATTAA